The Streptomyces pactum genome contains a region encoding:
- a CDS encoding YceI family protein: protein MTTTTDLATLTGEYTVDPAHTTIGFTARHAMVTNVKGKFLDFSGTLHLDGTDPTASTATLDITMDSIDTGSADRDGHLKSSDFFKTDQFPKMTFRSTRAEALGGDDYRITGDLTILGTTRPLTIDLEFNGAARDPFGNERVGFEGKAEIKRSEWGLTWNAALETGGVLVSDKIKLNFDISAIKQA, encoded by the coding sequence ATGACCACGACCACCGACCTCGCCACCCTGACCGGCGAGTACACGGTCGACCCCGCCCACACGACGATCGGTTTCACGGCACGCCACGCCATGGTCACCAACGTCAAGGGCAAGTTCCTCGACTTCAGCGGCACGCTGCACCTGGACGGCACCGACCCGACCGCCTCCACGGCGACCCTGGACATCACGATGGACAGCATCGACACCGGCTCCGCCGACCGCGACGGCCACCTCAAGAGCTCGGACTTCTTCAAGACGGACCAGTTCCCGAAGATGACCTTCCGCTCCACCAGGGCGGAGGCCCTGGGCGGCGACGACTACCGCATCACCGGCGATCTCACGATCCTCGGCACCACCAGGCCGCTCACCATCGACCTGGAGTTCAACGGCGCCGCCAGGGACCCGTTCGGCAACGAGCGCGTCGGCTTCGAGGGCAAGGCGGAGATCAAGCGTTCGGAGTGGGGGCTGACCTGGAACGCGGCACTGGAGACGGGCGGCGTGCTGGTCTCCGACAAGATCAAGCTGAACTTCGACATCTCGGCGATCAAGCAGGCGTGA